One genomic segment of Primulina tabacum isolate GXHZ01 chromosome 9, ASM2559414v2, whole genome shotgun sequence includes these proteins:
- the LOC142556369 gene encoding inactive leucine-rich repeat receptor-like protein kinase CORYNE, whose protein sequence is MLYYYMDKKRHIPGICGFEVLSMVVLFIFYLNIISAQCSSRMSRPPLQFHVQNFKNEFQRISLSILFGIITGLVCAFLFALLVRCFIKYINRTPIIKDPVVFSLRIPSKTLKSALSNEPELLGSSPNGMYYKAVLDNGLTVAVKRLEFFDDCSPEVQSKATKKKIQQELKALSCLRHRNLMSLRAYVRESSGYSLVYDYVPTGSLADVTKRVGENRLQLKWETRLRIAVGIVKGLHYLHFTCDPKRLHYNLKPSNVILDAEFKPRLADCGLATVIPNFYRAASGYNAPECIQSCRYTDKSDVFSFGVILGVLLTGRDPLDPFFGEAGNGGSVGQWLRHLQQVGEAREALDKSILGEEMEEGEMLMAVRIAVVCLSEMPADRPSSDELVSMLTQLNSF, encoded by the exons ATGTTATACTATTATATGGACAAGAAGAGACATATACCTGGTATTTGCGGCTTTGAAGTCTTATCTATGGTCGTCCTGTTTATTTTCTACCTGAATATCATCTCTGCACAATGCTCAAGTAGGATGAGTCGACCTCCACTACAATTTCATGTGCAAAACTTCAAGAATGAGTTTCAGAGGATTTCTTTGAGCATTTTGTTTGGCATCATAACAGGACTGGTATGTGCTTTTCTCTTCGCCTTGCTAGTCAGGTGCTTCATCAAATATATTAACAGGACCCCAATTATTAAAGACCCCGTTGTGTTTTCTCTCCGAATTCCTTCCAAGACACTAAAATCAGCTCTCTCTAACGAACCCGAATTACTGGGGTCAAGCCCCAATGGAATGTATTACAAGGCTGTCCTTGATAATGGCCTCACTGTTGCTGTCAAGAGACTCGAGTTCTTTGACGATTGTTCTCCTGAGGTTCAGAGCAAGGCAACGAAGAAAAAGATACAGCAAGAACTAAAAGCTCTTTCTTGCCTAAGACATAGGAATTTGATGAGTTTGAGAGCTTATGTCCGTGAATCAAGTGGGTATTCATTGGTTTATGATTATGTGCCAACCGGAAGTCTTGCAGATGTCACAAAAAGAGTAGGGGAGAATCGGTTGCAACTTAAGTGGGAAACCCGTCTTCGTATTGCTGTTGGAATTGTTAAAGGGCTGCATTATCTTCATTTTACTTGCGATCCTAAAAGATTGCACTACAATTTGAAACCGTCTAATGTAATCCTTGATGCGGAGTTTAAGCCGAGGTTGGCAGATTGTGGGTTGGCCACTGTAATTCCTAATTTTTATAGAGCAGCATCAGGCTACAATGCACCAGAATGCATTCAAAGTTGCAG GTATACAGATAAGAGCGATGTCTTTAGCTTTGGGGTTATTTTGGGTGTTCTATTAACGGGTAGGGACCCATTGGATCCATTCTTTGGGGAAGCCGGCAACGGAGGAAGTGTGGGGCAGTGGCTTCGGCATTTGCAGCAAGTAGGTGAGGCTAGAGAAGCACTAGACAAGAGCATTTTGGGGGAAGAGATGGAAGAAGGTGAGATGTTAATGGCGGTCAGAATTGCTGTTGTATGCCTATCAGAAATGCCTGCTGATCGACCCTCAAGTGATGAGCTAGTTTCCATGCTCACTCAATTAAATAGTTTCTGA